One genomic region from Metallosphaera tengchongensis encodes:
- a CDS encoding zinc ribbon domain-containing protein: protein MKDLPSKLRDKLYLMHYRRLQYWVERQTKKHGLEVVYVDPHYSSTSCPKCGKEVEEVAHRYFRCPCGYEDHRDVISVMNLYRSPLPSRLPPHERYSPEPMRGTPVIAGRKSD, encoded by the coding sequence GTGAAGGACCTACCATCTAAGCTCAGGGATAAACTCTACCTCATGCATTACCGTAGGCTTCAGTACTGGGTTGAGCGGCAAACTAAAAAACACGGACTTGAGGTAGTCTACGTTGACCCACACTACTCCTCTACTTCATGTCCTAAATGCGGTAAAGAGGTGGAGGAAGTAGCCCATAGGTACTTCCGCTGTCCGTGTGGTTATGAGGACCACCGCGACGTCATCTCAGTCATGAACTTGTATAGGAGTCCTCTTCCCTCTCGACTACCCCCACATGAGAGATATAGCCCCGAGCCGATGAGGGGAACCCCCGTCATTGCGGGGAGGAAGTCAGATTGA
- the asd gene encoding aspartate-semialdehyde dehydrogenase → MRRTLKAAILGATGLVGIEYVRMLADHPYIKPAYLAGKGSVGKPYGEIVRWQTTGNIPKDIANQEVKPTEPKMMDDVDIVFSPLPQGAAGPVEEQFAKLGFHVVSNSPDHRFDMDVPMIIPEVNPHTVTLIDEQRKKRDWKGFIVTTPLCTAQGAAIPLTPIYQNFKMSGVMITTMQSLSGAGYPGIASLDIVDNALPLGDGYDAKTVKEITRILSEVKRNVEDPKVSELTLDATTHRIGTIHGHYEVAYVSFKEDTDVHKVMDAMDEFKGEPQALKLPTAPDKPIIITTQDARPQVYFDRWAGNPPGMSIVVGRLKQVNSRTIRFVSLIHNTVRGAAGGGILTAELLVEKGYVDKR, encoded by the coding sequence ATGAGGAGAACCTTAAAGGCGGCCATATTGGGAGCCACCGGTTTGGTGGGAATAGAATATGTAAGAATGTTAGCTGACCACCCTTACATTAAACCGGCCTACCTTGCGGGTAAGGGGTCTGTGGGTAAACCTTACGGGGAGATAGTAAGGTGGCAGACGACAGGTAATATACCCAAGGATATTGCCAATCAGGAGGTGAAACCGACTGAACCGAAGATGATGGACGACGTAGACATTGTGTTCTCCCCTCTACCGCAGGGCGCTGCGGGACCTGTGGAGGAGCAGTTCGCGAAGCTCGGATTTCATGTTGTAAGCAACTCCCCAGACCATAGGTTTGACATGGACGTTCCCATGATAATCCCTGAGGTGAACCCACATACCGTGACCCTCATAGATGAGCAGAGGAAAAAGAGGGACTGGAAGGGATTCATTGTAACCACTCCCCTGTGCACAGCTCAGGGCGCTGCGATACCATTGACGCCTATCTACCAGAATTTCAAGATGAGCGGGGTAATGATAACCACCATGCAGTCGCTCTCTGGTGCAGGGTACCCTGGGATAGCCTCTCTAGACATAGTGGACAACGCTCTACCCTTAGGTGATGGATATGACGCCAAGACCGTTAAGGAAATTACAAGAATCCTTAGCGAGGTCAAGAGGAACGTTGAAGATCCGAAGGTAAGCGAGCTGACCTTGGACGCTACAACCCATAGGATAGGTACAATTCACGGTCACTATGAGGTAGCCTACGTCAGCTTCAAGGAGGACACTGACGTTCATAAGGTAATGGACGCCATGGATGAGTTCAAGGGAGAACCTCAGGCTCTTAAGTTGCCCACTGCGCCAGACAAGCCCATCATAATTACCACTCAGGACGCCAGGCCACAGGTGTACTTCGATAGGTGGGCAGGCAATCCTCCAGGGATGAGTATTGTTGTAGGTAGGCTCAAGCAGGTCAACTCCAGAACCATAAGGTTCGTATCCCTAATTCACAATACAGTCAGGGGTGCAGCTGGAGGCGGTATCCTGACTGCAGAACTTCTTGTGGAGAAGGGATACGTCGACAAGAGGTAA
- a CDS encoding M1 family metallopeptidase has protein sequence MKINYYDIFLDFNFKELTYQGHEIINIETDQDLELDAVDLKIDNVTLDGKKVRYEVANNKVKVNTGSYRGNLEVDFRGKVKDSLVGIYRAPYNGSYVISTQFESSHAREFIPCVDHPSYKAKFKLSVTVERELQVISNMDVERVEEKGDKVTYIFKETPPMSTYLLYLGIGNFEELKINNTPEIIVATVPGKISKGKVPGEMAKKFIAAYEDYFGIKYILPKVHLIAVPEFAFGAMENWGAITFRETALLADEKSGFSNIRRVAEVVAHELAHQWFGDLVTMKWWNDLWLNESFATFMSYKIIDSLYPDWYMWGEFLMDETGGALLKDSIPTTHPIQVKVNTTEEIEQIFDDISYGKGASILRMIESYIGKENFRSGIHNYLTKFSFSNAEGNDLWLSLEEASGKPVSKIMSYWVLNEGYPMVEVEARGSRISFRQERFGILNVRDMTYPIPLTFEINGKRQELLLESERIELEAEDLKSLKVNLDKAGFYRVLYKDLNPVLSSDLNLEEEWGLANDYFAFLIAGKVDYSDYEKVVRHLMNSDNHLVVLELSDQLSFLYSINPEKYGKISLDFHRLQTPKWAKREDPIGVRTFSTLASSLAKMDEGYARELSLKFSQYNELDGDVKRAVAIAYSVSQGAKALDTLLKMYKESKFDEEKNRILTALLSMKSAHTVVNVLSMVFTGEMKKQDIIRSLQYSLFFPSVREAVWEWIKIHINKVAEIYSGTGIFGRVMSDVIPLLGVGREVEVSEFFQKNKIKGAERGIQQGLELLKAVSKLA, from the coding sequence ATGAAGATAAACTACTATGATATATTTTTGGACTTCAACTTTAAGGAGTTAACATATCAGGGGCATGAAATTATAAATATTGAAACCGACCAGGATCTAGAGCTGGACGCTGTTGACCTTAAAATTGACAATGTGACATTGGACGGGAAAAAAGTAAGGTATGAGGTAGCTAATAACAAGGTAAAGGTTAACACTGGAAGCTATCGTGGTAACCTGGAGGTGGACTTTAGGGGGAAAGTCAAGGATTCCCTAGTAGGGATCTATAGAGCACCTTACAACGGGTCATATGTCATTTCTACGCAGTTTGAATCAAGCCACGCCAGAGAGTTCATACCTTGCGTGGACCATCCTTCCTATAAGGCTAAGTTTAAGTTATCTGTAACAGTTGAAAGGGAACTTCAGGTAATATCCAACATGGACGTAGAGAGGGTGGAAGAGAAAGGAGATAAGGTAACCTACATCTTCAAGGAAACTCCACCAATGTCAACTTACCTTCTCTATCTCGGTATCGGAAACTTCGAAGAGCTGAAAATCAACAACACTCCAGAAATCATTGTGGCCACCGTACCCGGGAAGATCTCCAAAGGAAAGGTACCTGGGGAGATGGCCAAGAAGTTCATTGCTGCCTATGAAGATTACTTCGGAATAAAGTACATATTACCCAAGGTCCACCTGATAGCAGTCCCAGAGTTCGCTTTCGGAGCTATGGAGAACTGGGGAGCTATCACATTTAGGGAGACGGCTTTACTGGCGGATGAGAAGTCAGGCTTCTCAAACATTAGGAGGGTAGCAGAGGTCGTAGCCCATGAACTCGCCCACCAGTGGTTTGGGGACTTGGTTACCATGAAGTGGTGGAACGACCTTTGGTTAAATGAGAGCTTCGCGACCTTTATGAGTTACAAAATAATTGATTCCCTTTACCCGGACTGGTATATGTGGGGGGAGTTCCTGATGGACGAGACTGGAGGTGCCTTACTGAAGGACTCCATTCCCACAACCCACCCAATTCAGGTCAAGGTAAACACAACAGAGGAGATAGAGCAGATTTTCGATGACATTAGTTACGGAAAGGGGGCTTCAATCCTGAGAATGATAGAGTCCTACATAGGAAAGGAGAACTTCAGGAGTGGGATCCATAACTATTTGACTAAGTTCAGCTTCTCCAACGCTGAGGGGAACGACCTTTGGTTGAGCTTAGAGGAGGCGTCAGGAAAACCAGTGTCCAAGATAATGTCGTACTGGGTTCTTAACGAGGGGTATCCAATGGTCGAAGTGGAGGCGAGGGGTTCTAGGATCTCCTTCAGGCAAGAACGATTCGGTATTTTGAACGTAAGGGACATGACTTATCCTATTCCCTTAACGTTCGAGATCAACGGTAAGAGGCAAGAGCTTCTCCTGGAGAGCGAGAGGATTGAGCTTGAGGCTGAGGACCTGAAGTCGCTCAAGGTAAACCTGGACAAGGCCGGATTTTACAGGGTCCTATATAAGGACCTAAACCCAGTTTTATCCAGTGACCTAAATCTAGAGGAGGAATGGGGACTTGCCAACGACTACTTCGCCTTCCTGATAGCCGGTAAAGTAGACTATAGCGACTACGAAAAGGTTGTGAGGCACCTCATGAACTCGGACAATCACCTTGTCGTCCTGGAGTTATCGGATCAGCTATCATTCCTGTACTCAATAAACCCTGAAAAGTATGGAAAAATATCCCTAGACTTTCATAGGCTTCAGACCCCTAAGTGGGCCAAAAGGGAGGACCCTATAGGCGTCAGAACGTTTTCTACTTTAGCGTCAAGCCTAGCCAAGATGGACGAAGGTTACGCAAGGGAGCTGTCGCTGAAATTTAGTCAGTACAACGAACTTGACGGTGACGTGAAGAGAGCAGTGGCAATTGCCTACTCCGTATCTCAGGGAGCTAAGGCTTTGGACACTTTACTTAAGATGTACAAGGAGTCCAAATTTGACGAAGAGAAGAACAGAATACTCACTGCATTACTGTCTATGAAGTCAGCCCATACTGTGGTCAACGTCCTAAGCATGGTTTTCACTGGGGAAATGAAGAAGCAGGATATCATAAGGTCACTACAGTACTCTCTCTTCTTCCCCTCAGTTAGAGAAGCTGTGTGGGAGTGGATAAAGATTCACATAAACAAGGTCGCTGAAATTTACAGTGGGACCGGGATATTTGGTAGGGTAATGTCAGACGTAATTCCTCTCCTAGGGGTGGGCAGGGAAGTAGAAGTGAGCGAGTTCTTCCAGAAGAACAAAATAAAGGGGGCTGAGAGGGGGATCCAGCAGGGCCTGGAGTTACTTAAGGCTGTTTCGAAGCTCGCTTAG